In Triticum aestivum cultivar Chinese Spring chromosome 5B, IWGSC CS RefSeq v2.1, whole genome shotgun sequence, the following proteins share a genomic window:
- the LOC123115367 gene encoding uncharacterized protein At5g65660-like has protein sequence MLWPYPCFVEVRSLLQLEAQNQARKATRPPQVFHTTARPPAPAPSAAPPAPSQPPPGWHPSPNYRGKHPGCQRLSKCQHSSRPTLGFPLATALLLLVIFSLSGIFSCCYHWDRLRSLLWSRQPGMLQDGPHTVISIGSAPSKAASEHKSEKAGKECGLPVIMPGDNIAKFYARPCPHEACLPAAAGEKGQVEVQVRCAVS, from the exons ATGCTGTGGCCCTACCCTTGCTTCGTCGAAGTTCGCTCCCTTCTGCAGCTCGAGGCTCAGAACCAAGCTCGCAAAGCCACTCGTCCACCTCAAGTTTTTCACACCACCGCCAGGCCTCCTGCACCGGCTCCGTCTGCTGCACCACCGGCGCCTTCCCAGCCTCCTCCAGGTTGGCACCCGAGCCCTAACTACCGCGGGAAGCATCCAGGTTGTCAGCGTTTGAGCAAATGTCAG cATTCCTCAAGGCCGACGCTCGGGTTCCCCCTCGCCACGGCGCTCCTGCTCCTCGTCATCTTTTCCCTCAGCGGCATCTTCTCCTGCTGCTACCACTGGGACAGGCTCCGCTCCCTCCTCTGGTCTCGGCAGCCCGGCATGCTCCAGGACGGCCCGCACACCGTCATCTCCATTGGATCTGCGCCGAGCAAGGCAGCTTCCGAACACAAG AGCGAGAAAGCGGGGAAGGAGTGCGGGTTGCCCGTGATCATGCCCGGGGATAACATCGCCAAGTTCTACGCCAGGCCATGCCCGCACGAGGCCTGTTTACCTGCAGCAGCAGGAGAGAAGGGCCAAGTCGAGGTGCAAGTCAGATGTGCAGTTTCGTGA
- the LOC123117886 gene encoding ethylene-response factor C3-like, producing the protein MTTQQNHHRAAAEEFPLNSPASSTGSADSAPLHHRAPATPSTVLPFDTNDADEMLLLHMLSQHHEVQHDAAAPTIAPVKREASQEEDKAAVDVGPAFRGARKRPWGMFAAEIRDSTRNGMRVWLGTFDSPEAAALAYDQAAFAMLNFPADQVRRSLEGADADVCGHAQGVSPVLALKRRHSMRSGKAMTTGRKSKASTRGAQPEGMGMELEDLGTEYLEQLLGPPPP; encoded by the coding sequence ATGACCACACAGCAAAACCACCACCGAGCAGCAGCTGAAGAATTCCCGCTGAACTCGCCTGCCTCCTCCACCGGCTCCGCCGACTCCGCACCCTTGCACCACCGCGCCCCAGCCACGCCGTCAACTGTGCTCCCGTTCGACACCAACGACGCCGACGAGATGCTCCTGCTCCACATGCTCTCCCAGCACCACGAGGTCCAGCACGACGCGGCGGCACCCACGATTGCGCCGGTGAAGCGGGAGGCCAGCCAAGAGGAAGACAAGGCGGCCGTGGACGTCGGGCCTGCGTTCCGCGGGGCGCGCAAGCGACCGTGGGGCATGTTTGCGGCGGAAATCCGTGACTCGACGCGGAACGGcatgcgggtgtggctgggcacctTCGACAGCCCGGAAGCTGCGGCGCTCGCGTACGACCAAGCTGCGTTCGCCATGCTCAACTTCCCCGCCGACCAGGTCAGGCGCTCTCTCGAGGGCGCCGACGCCGACGTGTGCGGCCATGCCCAAGGCGTATCGCCCGTGCTGGCGCTCAAGCGGCGGCATTCCATGCGTAGCGGGAAGGCCATGACAACAGGCAGGAAGTCGAAGGCTTCCACCCGGGGGGCGCAGCCAGAGGGCATGGGGATGGAACTTGAGGACCTTGGTACAGAGTACCTGGAGCAGCTGCTCGGCCCACCTCCTCCATGA
- the LOC123117887 gene encoding disease resistance protein Pik-2-like, which translates to MEAVSASHGAFGPLLWKLTTLLADECARLKGVRREIRSLRSELASMHAALKEYMKLEDPNDQVKTWISLVRELAYDTEDVFDKFIHQLGSRSLHGGFKEFFRKTARRLKTLGSRRGIADQIDDLKDRIKQVKELKDSYKLNDVPSSTTSHTTVDPRLHAVFAEGAHLVGVDGPRDDLAKWMLEEGNNTSKPCKVLSIVGFGGLGKTTLANEVYRKIQGQFDCKAFISVSQKLDIKKIMKDVISQVSCQDGSTKDTTDWDEMKSISELRELLQNKRYLIIIDDVWCAQTWNTIKCAFPEDNCSSRIIATTRIIEVAKSCCPGGHDRVYELEALSDIHSRRLFFRRLFASKEDFPEMLKEVSNKILKKCGGLPLAIISISGLLENRPAIKEEWEKVKRSIGSALEKTKSLEGMSNILSLSYNDLAPNLKTCLLYLSLFPEDHVIDRNKLVRRWIAEGFISEERGQSKKEVAENYFYELINKSMVQPVDIGYDGKVRACRVHDMMLEIIISKSAEDNFTTVVGGGQTSLPNHQGFIRRLSIQYIDKELASALANVDLSHVRTLIVMSSCCVTHLPSLDRFEALRVLDFEGYKDLEDYEMKDVEKLFQLKYLSFMDTGISKLPSGIMMLGNLETLDLRNTYVKELPAGITRLTTLRHLTVFLEKLPNGIGGMRNLQLMPKFIITSQETDVLEDLGNLTSLEELHVDLCDKVSCKDKICQKEMFLSSLCKLGSSKLRSLRIGAYNRGSVDFLDSWSPLPSSLQSFWAPNRDSFTNIPKWITPALTNLADLCISLTELTEDGLLTLGQLPSLLCLQLWLSEKFVGTAQATSFPNLKVLNFTETERAYVSFVKGSAPKLEVIRNMPFSVSAAKADGFYLGIQHLPRLVRVYIGLDEEDATSSECNAAVAAIRKEAGINPKHPAVSIWGEPDEQGRW; encoded by the exons ATGGAGGCCGTGAGTGCCTCCCACGGCGCATTTGGTCCCCTGCTGTGGAAGCTCACCACCTTGCTTGCCGATGAGTGTGCTCGGCTGAAAGGGGTCCGCCGTGAGATCCGTTCCCTTAGGTCAGAGCTCGCCAGCATGCATGCTGCACTGAAGGAGTACATGAAGCTAGAAGACCCAAATGACCAAGTGAAGACATGGATATCGCTGGTCAGGGAGTTAGCCTATGATACCGAGGATGTCTTTGACAAGTTCATCCACCAGCTTGGCAGCAGAAGCCTTCATGGTGGCTTCAAGGAGTTCTTCCGCAAGACTGCTCGCCGTCTGAAGACACTTGGCTCTCGTCGCGGAATCGCTGACCAAATTGACGACCTGAAAGATCGCATCAAGCAAGTGAAAGAGCTCAAGGATAGTTACAAGTTGAATGATGTTCCTTCGAGCACCACTAGCCATACGACTGTGGATCCTCGGCTGCATGCGGTATTTGCTGAGGGGGCACACCTTGTGGGCGTGGATGGTCCAAGGGATGATCTTGCCAAGTGGATGCTGGAAGAAGGAAACAACACATCCAAACCTTGCAAGGTGTTGTCTATTGTTGGTTTTGGTGGGCTGGGAAAAACAACACTGGCAAATGAAGTCTATCGCAAAATCCAAGGGCAATTTGATTGTAAGGCTTTCATATCGGTCTCGCAAAAACTAGATATAAAGAAAATTATGAAGGATGTGATCTCTCAAGTGTCATGCCAAGACGGATCCACAAAAGATACCACTGATTGGGATGAAATGAAGTCCATTTCAGAGCTAAGAGAATTACTGCAAAATAAAAG GTATCTCATCATTATTGATGATGTATGGTGTGCACAAACATGGAACACTATCAAGTGTGCTTTCCCAGAAGATAATTGTTCTAGCAGAATTATAGCTACTACACGCATCATTGAGGTGGCAAAGTCATGTTGTCCGGGTGGTCATGACCGTGTGTATGAATTGGAAGCCCTAAGTGATATCCACTCCAGGAGATTGTTTTTCAGAAGATTATTTGCCTCTAAGGAAGATTTCCCTGAAATGTTGAAAGAAGTTTCTAATAAAATCCTAAAGAAATGTGGAGGCCTACCATTGGCAATTATCAGTATATCTGGTTTGCTAGAAAACCGACCAGCCATCAAGGAAGAGTGGGAGAAGGTTAAGAGGTCAATTGGTTCTGCACTGGAGAAAACCAAGAGTCTAGAGGGTATGAGCAACATACTTTCTCTTAGCTACAATGATCTTGCACCTAATCTCAAGACTTGCTTGTTGTATCTAAGTTTGTTTCCCGAAGACCATGTGATTGACAGAAATAAGTTAGTGAGGCGATGGATAGCAGAAGGCTTCATTTCTGAAGAGCGTGGACAGAGCAAGAAAGAGGTCGCTGAGAATTACTTCTATGAGCTTATCAACAAAAGTATGGTCCAACCGGTGGACATTGGATATGATGGCAAGGTCCGTGCCTGCCGAGTCCATGACATGATGCTAGAAATTATAATTTCAAAATCTGCTGAAGATAATTTTACCACTGTGGTAGGTGGAGGTCAAACGAGTTTGCCAAATCATCAAGGTTTTATTCGACGGCTATCAATCCAGTACATTGACAAGGAACTTGCATCTGCACTAGCAAATGTAGATCTCAGCCATGTTCGAACTTTGATAGTAATGTCATCATGTTGCGTCACACACTTGCCCAGTCTTGATCGGTTTGAAGCTTTACGTGTTCTGGATTTTGAAGGTTATAAGGATTTAGAGGACTATGAGATGAAAGACGTGGAAAAATTATTCCAGCTAAAGTACCTAAGCTTTATGGACACAGGTATATCAAAGCTACCATCAGGGATCATGATGCTAGGTAATCTAGAGACCCTAGATCTTAGGAATACATATGTGAAAGAGCTGCCTGCTGGAATTACTCGGTTGACTACACTACGACACCTAACTGTATTTCTGGAGAAGTTACCAAATGGAATTGGGGGCATGAGGAACTTACAGTTGATGCCAAAATTTATTATAACCTCGCAAGAAACAGATGTGTTGGAGGATCTCGGGAACCTGACAAGTTTGGAGGAACTCCATGTGGATCTTTGTGATAAAGTATCTTGCAAGGACAAGATATGTCAAAAAGAGATGTTCCTCTCCTCACTGTGCAAGCTTGGCAGCAGCAAACTCCGTTCTTTGAGAATAGGAGCATACAACAGGGGTTCCGTCGACTTCTTAGATTCTTGGTCCCCTCTGCCATCTTCTCTTCAAAGCTTTTGGGCGCCCAACCGCGATTCGTTCACAAACATTCCAAAGTGGATTACACCTGCACTCACTAACCTTGCCGACCTCTGCATCAGCTTAACTGAACTTACGGAAGATGGGCTGCTTACACTTGGGCAGCTCCCATCCTTACTCTGCCTCCAACTATGGCTATCAGAGAAGTTTGTTGGTACAGCCCAAGCCACTTCTTTCCCAAATTTGAAGGTGCTTAACTTCACAGAAACAGAACGAGCATATGTTTCATTCGTGAAAGGGTCTGCACCCAAGCTTGAGGTAATTAGGAACATGCCATTCAGTGTGTCCGCGGCAAAAGCTGATGGCTTCTATTTAGGCATTCAGCATCTCCCACGTCTCGTAAGAGTTTACATAGGGCTTGATGAGGAAGACGCGACATCTTCAGAATGCAATGCTGCAGTTGCTGCAATCAGGAAAGAAGCAGGTATCAATCCCAAGCATCCTGCAGTTAGTATTTGGGGGGAACCAGATGAGCAAGGAAGATGGTGA